Below is a genomic region from Granulicella sp. L56.
CGGGTTGATGTCGACGGCCTTATGCAGGTTCTGCAAGCCATCGGTGACGAGGTCCGTATTCTGGTCCTTCATCTTCTGGCAGGCACCCTTGCTCTTCTTCACGTTGCCGTTGGCGTCGTCCGTGAGACCGTCAGCCGCAAGAATCGAGATCATGTTCTTGTACGACTGCATCCAGTCCACCACGCCGATGGTGTAATACGCCTCGGGATCGTTAGGATCCAGCGCAATGACCTTCTTCTCGTACTCTTTGGCAGGCTCGAACCGCTTGATGTTGCGGTTGATCGATGCCATCTGCCGCAGTGCTGTCAGGTTGTTCGGATCATGCGCGAGGGTCGCCTGAAAACCGTCCAGGGCTTTCTGAGCAACCGCGATGTTTTCCGGTGTATCGAGGTTCGGCACCACCTGATACGAGTAGGCCGTGGCGAGATACAGCTTCGCGTCCTCGTAGTTCGGGTCGAGCGCGATCGAGTTCTGGAAGTGATTCACCGCTTCTTCATATTGAGCGTTCTTAAAGGCCTGTACACCCTTGGTGAGCTGGTCGCGTGCCTTCAGGCGGTTGCATCCAGTTACAGAACCAAGCAGCAGCGCCAGCAAAGCTGCAGTAACCGGAATCCGTGCGGTTAATTTCATGGGGTGTATCGTCTCCTTCAAAATAGGCGCGTTGATCTCTGGGACAAAAAAATGATATATCGAATTCTTCAGCTTACCCGCTTGATTGTAATGTTATACGCCCCAGCGTGGCTAGAGGACGCATCGTTTGTCTTACTAAACAGAATTTTGATAGGACAAGCAATGGGCGGCAGCTCCATAGCCACCGCCCATCGCCCGAATTTCAATACGGGCCGCTCACTGGCCTGCTGCAACCCTTGGTGTAATCATGGCGATTGTGTCGACCCCGGCCTGATGGCCAAAGTCAATCACCTCGGCTATCTTCGAGAAGTCAAGGTCCTTGTCGCCCTTGATGAACAACACCTTTTCATTTCGTGTCGCGTAGATCTGCTCCAATTGCGATTCGATCTGCGATTTATTGAAAGACGTCTCATTGATCTTGTATGCAGGAGCGCCCGCGCCATTCGACAGCACCTGAAGGACGACGGTGCGATCGTTCGGCTGGTCTTGTGTCTTGTTCTTGGGTGGCTGCGGCACCTGCGTCTGTAGGCCTCGCGGCGTTACCGGGACAATCACCATGAAGATGATCAGCAACACCAGGAGAACATCGATAAGCGGGGTTACATTGATCTCGGAAACCGCTCCGCCCGAAGTTCCAGTGCTCATGCTCATAACAAATCTCCTTGTCTACTCTGGCTGCCCGAGATGAATCGGGTCGGCCGCCTTACAAACGATGATCTACTTGCCCGTCATTACGTCGGTGTCATTGTTCTGCTCCGTGAGAAGCCCCAACTGGTTGACGCCGGCTGCGCGGATGCCATCGATAGCATCCATGACCTTGCCAAAGTTGGCGCGCTGATCCGCGCGCATGTAGACCTCTTTGTCGGTCTTCTTTTCCAGAAGTGTTGAGATCTTGGGGCCAAGGTCGTCCATAGTAACCTGGCTGGCGCCGAGAAACATCCTGCCATCCCGCGTAACAGCCACAGTGACAGCATCTTCCTTGTTGGCGTTCTCCATCACGATTGCCGAAGCGGCAGTCGGCAGGTCCACGTTGACCTTATTGTTCAGCATGGGGGTGATAACCATGAAGATAATCAGCAGCACCAGCATCACGTCCACCATCGGCGTCACGTTGATGTTTGAGTTGACCTTCTTGCCTTCATCCCGCTTATTGATGCCCATAACGTTGGCTCCGTCCGGTTTGTCCGGCTTTGCGATTTCCCTGCGGTCCTACGATCCCTGCGGTAGCACTCTGCCCTTCGAACGCCGTTCGCTGGCGGCGTCCGAAGGGCCTCGGCTGAGGCGTGATTCTCGCAGGCTTGCTTCTTGCTGCTACTTCCTAACTACATATTGCTTGATGACTCTTTACCGGTGGCTCTGCTTGATGAAATAGTCCACCAGCTCGCTGGAGCTGTTGTCCATCTCGACATCGAACGATTCCACCTTGCCGGTGAAGTAGTTGAACGTCATAACGGCGGGGATGGCGACGAGCAGACCCATGGCGGTCGTCACCAGGGCTTCCGAGATACCACCGGCGACTGCGCCGATACCGGAGGTCTTCTGGGTTGCGATCTGCTGGAAGGCGTTGAGAATACCGACGACGGTTCCGAACAGTCCGATGAACGGCGCGGTCGAACCGATGGTCGCCAGACCGCCGAGACCACGCTTCAGCTTGGCATGGACGATCGCCTCAGAACGCTCGAGAGCGCGCTTGGAGCTTTCCACCTGCTGCTCGGTGATGTTGCCGCCGGAACCGAAGCTGCGGAACTCCTGCAGGCCGGCCGTGACGACCTCTGCGAGGTGCGACTTCTTGGAGCGGTCAGCAACCTTGATCGCCTCGTCGAGACGGCCATCCTTCAACGCACCGGCAACCTTCGGCGCGAACTCGCGGGACTGCTTGCGGGCCGCCGAGAAGTACAGGGCGCGATCGATGATGACAGCTAGCGACCAGATCGACATGATGAAGAGGACGATAACGACGCAGCGGGCCAGCCAGCCCATGTTGCCCCAGAGACCGAGAACAGTGAAGCTGACCTGGGCATCGTCGAAAAAGAGACCGAGCGAAGCGGGTACGTGAGCGAAATTTGCGAGATGAGCGAGAATCACTTGGATATTTCCTCCTGGTGTAAATCTATTCTTCTGAAGCTTGACCCGTGAATCCCCCGAACGTGCGATGAAGCTTCAGGGAGGCTCACGGATAGACGATGCTGAGCCTGCAAAGGTTGTTCTAGCCGCCCATATTGAAGTTGACGGACACGGTCGTATCGACTTCCGTGGGGTCGCCATTCAGAATGTAAGGCTTATAGCGCCAGGTACGAACGGCATCGACCGCACTGGCCCGCAACATCTCCGGCCCGCTGATCACCGTCAAGTTCGTAATGGTTCCCGTCTTGGAGATGATGGCGTGCAGAACGACCGTACCGGATACATGCGCTGCGCGAGCGATCGGAGGATACGTCGGGTTGACCCCGCCGATCTTCGAGCCCGCGACCACACCGCTGGATACCCGAACCGGGCCCTTTGGCTTCTCAACGCGCACTACCGGGGCCGGCGCATTTCCGATGCCGCCCATGACGCCTCCGGGGACACCGGTGCCGCTACCCATACCACTCATACCGGCAACGCCTGCAACCTGCGGAGCAGCGTCTTCCTTCAGCATCTTGATGTCCTTGGGGATCTTGGTCGGGGCATGAAGGCCCTGGTCGATCTCAGACACCATCTTGATCGGCTTGACGATCTGCTGCGGTGGTGGTGGCGGAGGAGGCGGAGGAGGCGGAGGAGGAGCCGACAACATTGCTGTCAACGCGGTATGCGGCAGCGCGTCAGGATACAGCAGCGGAATCAGGATCATGGTCGCCACGATCAAAGCGTTGAAAATCAGCGTCCCAATCATCCAGTACTTGGACTTGGTCTTGATCTTCCCGCTGGACTCGATCATTGAATCTTCAAACATAATATGCAGCCTCTTTACTGTGAAGAAGAGCTATGTTTCTTAGACACCGCCCCGTCAGGATTTGTTCCCGCATGAGATCCAAGCCGAGATCGCACCCCGGAAACCACCCAAACGCCCTACGTTCTGGCCCGCTTTGCCGCTGGCAGAACGGCCGTCTTGCCCCGCTTTGTCCGCCACTGCTGGTACGCCACCAACATCGGTGCCGCCACGGCAATGGAGGAGTACGTCCCAATCAAGATACCGATGACGAGCGCGAAGGAAAAGCCATTCAACACCTCGCCACCAAACAGATACAGACAGAGCACGGTCAGAAACGTCAGGCCCGAGGAGATCACGGTCCTGCTCAAAGTCTGATTGATGCTCCGGTTCACCAGATCGGCCAAGGGTTCCCTCCGCGACAGCGCGAGGTTCTCGCGGATGCGGTCGAAGACGACAATCGTGTCGTTCATCGAGTAGCCGATCAGGGTGAGAATTGCAGCGATAACGGTAAGCGATATTTCCTTGTTCGTCAAACTAAACGCGCCAATGGTAATCAGGGTGTCGTGAAAGACCGCCGCGACCGCCGCCACGCCATAGATCAGCTCAAAGCGGAACCAGAGATAAATCAGCATCCCCAGCAGCGAATAAAGGGTGGCCTCGATGGCCTGTTCCTGCAACTGCTTGCCCGCCGTGGGGCCGACAATCTGGACCTGCTCGATGGTGAAGCCGGAGTCATGGTAATTGGCCGACAGCGCATTTTCGACGGCCTCACGCCCGGCATCGTGCGCGGTGTCGGACGCCGTGGATTCAGGCAGCGAGATGATGACCTTGTTGGCCGCATGACCGCTGGGATCGCTGACGCGCTGGATGGTGAAGTCGCGGACACCAGCCTGGTCCATCGCATGACGGACGTGCTCTTCGTTCGGCATCTGGGTGAAGTCGACGCGGATCTGCGTTCCGCCCTTGAAGTCGACGCCCAGCGGAATGTGATGCCAGAACGCCATGCTGAGAATGCCGGCGATCGAAAAAATCAGTGAAAATCCCAGGAAATACCACTTCTTCCCGAGCCAGTCGATATTCGGATTATGAAACAGTTCCACGCTCTTTAACCTCTTTGACTGCTAGCTTCCAGCCATTAGCTTTCTAAATCGACAGCGATGCGAGCTAAATCGACAACGATGCGCCGCGTTCTTTTCTCTCCAGAATGGCGTCGAAGATCACTCTGGACACATAGACCGCCGTAAACAGGTTGGCCAGAAGGCCGAATACCAGTGTCACAGCAAAGCCCTGTACCGGCCCCGATCCAAACAGGAACAGGATCGCCGCCGACACAATGGTCGTGACGTGAGTATCGAAGATGGTCGTCCAGGCATGGGCAAAGCCCTGCTGCACGGCGACCGGGGTGCTCTTGCCATTGCGCATCTCTTCACGGATGCGCTCGAAGATCAGGACGTTCGAGTCGACGCCCATACCAATCGTCAGGATGACGCCCGCGATGCCCGGCAGCGTGAGCGTAGCTCCTGCGAATCCCATGAAGCCCAGCAGAATCACCAGGTTGAGGATCAACGCAAGGTCCGCATTGATGCCAGCGCCCTTGTAGTAGATCAGCATGAAGATCATGACCGCCAACATACCGGCAACGGCGGCGATAACGCCCTGACGAATGGAGGCTGCACCAAGGCTCGGGCCGACCACGCGCGTCTCCAGATAAGAGATCGTGGCAGGCAGTGCGCCTGTGCGCAACATTAACGAGAGGTCCGAAGCCTGCTGCTTGGTGAAGCCGCCCGTAATCTCGCCGCTGTCGCGAATGGCGCCGTCGATCCCGGCAACTTCCTTCACCTTGTTATCCAGCACGATGGCCATCGAACCCGGCGTCGAGCTGCTCTTGCTGTGCGTGGAGGTGTACTTGTAGAAGCGGTCCCCGGCCTCTGTCGTCAGGGTGAAGTGAATGTTTGGCCGGCCGTTCTGGTCGGTGGAGGGCTGCGCGTCGCGGAAGTCCGTACCCTCGACCTCGCTGGTGCGCTTCAGCAGCCAGACCTGGTCAGGCATACCGGCAGACCCCGATCCGAGCATCAGCACGGAGTCCGGCGGAATGGCTCCGTTATTGGCCTGCAGCGCATCGGCATCGGTGCCGTAGGGGCCGCCCGAAACCGCATGGATCGACAGCTTGGCCGTCGATTGAATGACGTCTTCCACCTCGGCAGGATCCTTCACGCCCGGCAGCTCGACGAGAATCTCGTTCTCGCCCAGGCCGTACTTCTGAATCTGCGGCTCAGTCACGCCCAGCTTGTCGATGCGCGCGCGAATGGTGTCGATCGACGTATTGAGCGTCCGCGTGTACAGGTCGGAGATCGCCGACTGCTTCATCGTCAGCGTCGAGTTGCCCGCGGAGTTGGTGGCCACATCGTAGTTGGCGTAGTCGTTGCCCTGAATCACGCCACGCGCATCCCCCAGCTTATTCGGCGAAACTCCGCTGATCACGATGGTCTCGGGGTTCGCAGGATCGGTCTTGCCGACCGTTGCCCCGGTGATGCCGGCCTTCTGCAGGTCGGCTTCGAGCCGCGCGACGTCATGATCGGTCGTCGAGGTTAGAGCCTCGGAGACGTGCACTTGCAGCACAAGGTGGACGCCACCCTTAAGGTCGAGCCCTAGATTGATATGCCTCAGAATCGACTGCTTCAGGCCACCATGCGGTATGCCAAGGAAGCCGAAGACGAAGACCAACAGTATCCCTACGATGAATGCCGCCTTAGCGGTCAGATTCTTGCTCATGATCTTTATTGAAGGTGCGGCTGGCAGGGCCATGTTGCTGCTCCGCCATCGTCATCCTTGTTTCTTCCTCGTCCGTAAATTAACGGTTGAATCTCTGCCTGCTCAAACTGTGTATTTCCTGCGCGCATTCCAGCGCGCACCGGGTGCCCTGCAAATTCTATGCTGCCGGGGTGTCGGTCGTCACGGCGGCGACGGCCTGCTTGGCAAACTCCAGCTTCACTCCGTCAGGCTGCACGCGCAGAATAAGACCGTCATCCTTCACCGTGATGATGGTTCCCTTGATGCCGCCATTGGTGGTGACACGGTCGCCGGGCTTCAGCTCCGACAACATGTTCTGCCACTTTTTCTGCTTCCTCTGGTTCGGCACGATCATCAAAAAGTAAAGCGCGACAAAGAACAGGATCGGCAATGCCAGTCCGCCCAAATTGCCCAGCCCGAATCCACCTGCCGCACTCTGCAACCACATTGCCAGCATCAATAAAACTCCGTTCCACCGCTTAAAAATTGCAGCCTGCGCCGTTTGAGAACGTGCACAACCGAAGCGCTCATACCGACGCAGCTTCGCGATCAGGCCATAAAAGGGTGCCTAGCCCCTAAGCATCGCGTAACCGTCCGCCTCTGTCAAGGCGACGACGGCGCGAACACACATCAAGCCGTGCCAAATCCGGCTTGCCCTGCCAGCAGCCGCCGCGAAAGCTGCTCGATCGTCTGTCCCAGCGTCAATGCCGGAGCCTCGCACAGTCCGCTGTGCACAGGCGAGACCTGGATGATCGTGCTGCGCGGCGAGACCAGCCAGTGAAACCGCTCGCGCTGGCTCAACCGCGCAATCGGCCCAGCCGACGGATCACCCGCACAGATCTTAGGAATCGCCTCCAAGTGCTTGCGTACCAACTCGATATCGATCTCCGGCCACAACGCCTTCAGCCGCGCCTCATCCACCTGTACCCGCGCCTCAAGAAAGCGGTGTTCGAGGCAGAAGACAATGACGCCCGCATTGATAAACTCACCCCGCTCGACGCGCGGCACCACACGCACGACGGCGTAATCAAACGAGCTGGGCACGGGCACGGATCGCCTCCTCAACAAAATTCGATGAACCGTTCAGCCGTCGCGTGAAGAAGTCGAGATACACCGCCCGCTTCTCCGCCGCACTCAAATCCTTCGCCTCAGGCAGCAGCCAGGCCTCAGGAACATCCTCAAGAATCGCAGCGAAGACCTCTGCATTCAACAGCTTGTGCGCCGTGGCATCAGCCTCCGGCAACGTACTCGCCCAGGGCAGCAGAATATGTTGCTTCGCCTGTGCGAACGGATTCTCCGCCTTGTCCGCCATGCTCTTCCAGTCGTGATGAAAGTAGAGCGCTGCGCCATGGTCGATGAAGTAAAGCTCCCGATGCCAGCACAGCAGGTTCGCGTTGCGTGGCGTGCGATCCACATTGGCCACAAACGCGTCGAACCACACCGCAAGCGACGCCGTCTCCGCATCCGCAGTGTCTCCCGCTGCCGGATCGAACATCGACGACCCCGGCAGATAATCCAGCGCCAGGTTCAGCCCGACACTCGACCGCAGCAGATCGCGAATCTCCTGATCCGGCTCGTTCCGTCCCAGCGCGGCATCGACCTCCACCAGCACGAGCTCAGGAACGCGCAGCCCCAGCGCACGGCCAATCTCGCCGGCAACCAGCTCTGCCACCAGCGCCAGCGGGCCTTGTCCCGCGCCGCGAAACTTCAACACATACAGGCCCAGATCGTCCGCCTCGATAATCGCAGGCAGCGATCCGCCCTCGCGCAGCGCCGTAACGTACTGTGTCGCTCGAACCGTTCGAATCATTCCCTCACACAGTAGTGACTAAAATTACCGCCGACCAGCGGGAGGCCCAAGGCGAAGCCGGTACACACCCCACGAAGTGGGCGCCGCCCGCGCAGGGCGCACTCTCCTCACTTGGTCTTTGGCGCAGTCTGAAACTCCACCATCATCCAGCTCTTCAAAGCATCGATACTCTGCGTACGCCCCATAAAATCCTTCACCAGGACCGCAGCAGGTTTCGTCGCGCCCGGCTCCAGCACCGACCTGCGATAGCGCATCGCTGTAGGCCCATCGAGCAGGTTGCCCTTATCGAACTGCGCAAAGAAATCCACCGCAATCACCTTGTCGAGCACGTAGGTGTAGTAGTTCGATGCATATCCGGCCAGATGCGTGAAACTCGTGTACATGCGGTCGCCATCGACAAACGTGAACGGCGAAAACCGCTTCGTATCCTCCTGCAGCAGAGCGTCGAAGTCCACATCCCCCGGCTGACGATCATGCAACTGCAAGGCATAGTTGGAGTACAGCAACTGCCGCTGCACCCAGCGCCCGCGTCCATAGGCATCGGCAGCGTTCATACGTTCGAACAGGGGAGCTGGAATCGTCGCGCCGGTCTTATAGTCCTTGGCAAACGAAGAGATGATGGTCTTGTCGCGGAACATCTCCTCCAGCATCTGCGACGGAGCCTCGACAAAATCTCCCTCGACGTTGAAGCCGCCCTGACCCGACCAACGCCCCTGTCCACCAAGCACATGATGCATCAGGTGGCCAAACTCGTGGAAGAACGTCACCACCTCGCTGTACTCCATCAACCCCGGATCACCCGCCGTGCCACCGGAGAAGTTGCAGATCAGCGCACCCTCAGGAAGCTGCCGCCCGCGAATCCCCGGTACCAGCGGAGCGCTCGAGAACCACTTGTCCTTGCCCTCGCGCGGGTGCATGTCGAGATAAATCCTGCCCAGCTTCTTCCCTGCGCCCGGCTTCGCAGCGTCGAAGACATCGAAGACCGCCACCGAGGCGTCCCACGTCTTCGCGTCCGTCACCGGCCTGAACTCGACATGGAACAGCCGCGCCGCCGTCTTCAAAATCCCCGCCTGCACCTCGTCGTAGGGGAAGTAAGGCCGCACGCTCTGCGCATCGAAGTCATACTTCGCACGCCGATACTGCTCCGACCAGTAGCCCGCATCCGCATCCGAGATGCTGGTCAGCCCCGGCTGCTGCTTCTGCGCAAACTCCAGGAGCAACGAATACTCCCGCTTGCCGATGTCCCGAGAAGCATCGTCCACCTGGTTCAGAAATACCTTCAGATTACTCGCCGAGCCGATCATCTGGTCCGCCGTCGCCAGATCCGCATAGGTGGCATAACCCAGCGTGGTCGCCAGCTCCTGCCGCGCCTCCAGAATGTCCTTCAACACCGCAACGTTCTTCGGATAAGCCCGCTCGGTATAAGCAAGGAACATGCGCTTGCGCAGGTCGGCGTCTTTGGCAAAGCTCATCACCGGTGTGCTGTCCGGCGAATCCGTCGTCAGCGTATACGATCCATCAGCACCGGGCTTGTGCCGCGCAATATAGTCGGCGGGCAGCCCATCGAGCTGCGCCTTCGTCGCCGTTACCTTGCGCACATCGTCGGCGATGTTTCTGCCGAAGACCAGCGTCGTCTGCGTAATACGGTCCTGCAACTGGCGAATCTTCGCTCGCGTGGCATCGTCCTTGTCCACACCCGAGAGGCGATACTCCAGCAGTGTCCGCTCCAGATAGTGCTTCGTCGCCGGATCATTCGCAGGCAGCGGCACCGCAACCAGCGCCTGATAGACCTTCTGGTTCAAACTCAGGTCTGTCCCCGCAGTGGAGACGATCGCGACCATCGCCTGCCCCTTGTTGCGCAGGTCCGCCGAATCGCCCACCGCAAACATCAGGTATGCCTCGTTGCCCGCGATCGCCAACTCATTCTGCGCGTCGTCGAAGGGCAGCAGCGTGTTCTCCACCGTGTGCGCTCCCTCGACCGAGGTCACCTTATCGATATCGGCCTGCGCCGCCGCCAGCCGCTGATGCACCCACGCATCGAGCGACGCCGGATCGCTACCTGCATTCCATGCATGAAGCGGGTCCGCGGCCTGCGCTGGCGCTGCACTCGAGAGCGCCACGATCAGCGCCCCCGCTCCGGCGATCCACAGACCACCACGAACGAATTGATTACGTCGCGACAGGAAATCAATGGCCACATAAGCCTCCTCATGTAAAAAGGTTGGAGCTGCAAATACTTTCGTTCCGCGAGTATATCGCCGCGAAGCAGCCGAAAAGGAATTAACCGATGGCTATCCACGAAGACCTCGCTATCATCGTCCGGCAGGAAGCCGACCTTGTCTTTCCCGCCTTCGATGCAGAGACCGCATGGCGGCTTGGCCTCTCCCTGCGCGAGCTCGCCGTCACTCGCGGCCACTCCATCGTCATCGACATCCGCCGCTTCGGTCAGCCTTACCAGCCGCTCTTCTACACCGCGCTCACCGGCACCACGCCCGACAACGCCCGTTGGGTCCAGCGCAAATCCAACGTCGTCGCCCGCTTCCACCGCAGCTCCTACCAGCTCGGCCTCTACCTCAAGCACAACAACACCACGCTCGCCGAAAAATACTCGCTGTCCGACGCCGACTACGCCACCCACGGCGGTAGCTTCCCGATCCACGTCGCCGGAGCAGGCATCATCGGCTCGGTCACCGTCTCCGGCCTGCCGCAACGAGAAGACCACAACCTCGTCGTCGAAGCCCTCTGCCTCGAACTCGATCACGACCACGCCACCCTGCGCCTGCCGCCCGAGTGAAAACTTAGCCCCAATTTAGAGATAACGTGCCCCAATAAAAGCACGTCATCTCGAACGGAGCGAAGCGGAGTGGAGAGACCCCTGTATTTCGTCCTTTATCTCTACCCAAAATCCTCCAGCGCCCGCAGCCCCGCCAAATGTCCACACATCCCATGCACTCCACCCCCCGGCGGCGTCGAAGCCGAGCACAGATACAACCCCTTCGTTCCCGTCCGATACGCCGACAGCGAAGGCCGCACCACCATCTGCCCCAGCGTCATCGCCCCGCCGCCAATATCGCCGCCGATCAAATTTGCATCCCACTCCTCCAGCGCCTGCGTCCCCATCGCATGCCGAGCCAGCACGCACTCGCGAAACCCCGGCGCAAACCGTTCCACCTGCGCCTCAATCGCCTCCAGCGCCGAACCCTTCCACCCATTCGGCACATGGCAATAGGCCCACGCCGTGTGTTTACCCACAGGCGCGCGTGTCGCATCGAACAAACTCGGCTGCACCACCAGCACAAAGGGCCGCGCCGCAGCCTCACCGCGCCACGGAGCACGCTCAGCAGCCGCAATCTCCTCCATCGTCCCGCCCACATGCACCGTAGCCGCTCGCAGACACTCCTTCGCCCGCCACGGAATCGGCTCACTCAGCGCCCAATCCATCTTGAACGCACCCGGCCCATAGGCAAACCGCTCCATCTTCTCCGCATACTCGTGCGACAGCCGCTCCCCGGCGATCTGCCGCAACTGCCGCGGCGAAACATCGCACAGGATCGCATCCGCATCTCCCAACTCGCGCAGATCCGAAATCCGCACTCCAGTCCGAATCTCTCCGCCCAAACTCACAAGATAAGCCGCCAGCGCATCCGACAATGCCTGCGCTCCACCCTCCACAATTGGCCACCCCACCGCATGAGCTGCCACCGCCAGCACCAATCCCACCGCCGAACTCGCTACACTCTCCAGCGGCCTCACCGAATGTGCAGCGCATCCCGCAAACAAAGCTCGCGCCCGCTCGCCCCGAAACAGCATCTTACCGAGCGCCGTTGCAGGCAGCATTGCAAACAACCCAAATCGTCCCAGCAATAAAGGATGTCGCGGCACATGCAACACCGGCCCAAGAATCTCGCCGCACAACTCCGGCCAGCCTTCGACCAGCGGCCCCATCAGCCGCCGCCAAGTATCGCCATCCACCCCAATCCCGGCCGCCGTGGCCTCAACGCTATGCTCCAGCATCACCGCCGAGCCATCATCCAAAGGATGCGCCATCGCCGCCGCAGGCTCAATCCAACGCAGCCCGAACTGCTCCAGCGGAAGCTCTCGAAAGAACGGCGAAGCCACGCCCAGCGGATAGACCGAAGACCCCACATCATGCCGAAACCCGGGCAGCGTCAGCTCCGCCGTCCGCGCCGCGCCACCTACCGTCTCCGCAGCCTCAAAAAGAGTCGTAGCCACCCCGGCCCGGGCCAGAGTAATCGCCGCGCTCAAACCATTCGGCCCCGCCCCGACAATTGCCGCCCGCCTCATCAAGCCGAGCATAGCGCAAACCGCCGCCCGTCTGCTCGCACGATCGCCTAGCTATTGCCTTGGCTGTTGCTTATCCTTTGCTTGTCATCCTTCCGCGAAGCGGGAGGATCTGCTGTTACCGTTGCCTGTTTTTAAAT
It encodes:
- a CDS encoding biopolymer transporter ExbD, yielding MSMSTGTSGGAVSEINVTPLIDVLLVLLIIFMVIVPVTPRGLQTQVPQPPKNKTQDQPNDRTVVLQVLSNGAGAPAYKINETSFNKSQIESQLEQIYATRNEKVLFIKGDKDLDFSKIAEVIDFGHQAGVDTIAMITPRVAAGQ
- a CDS encoding ExbD/TolR family protein — translated: MGINKRDEGKKVNSNINVTPMVDVMLVLLIIFMVITPMLNNKVNVDLPTAASAIVMENANKEDAVTVAVTRDGRMFLGASQVTMDDLGPKISTLLEKKTDKEVYMRADQRANFGKVMDAIDGIRAAGVNQLGLLTEQNNDTDVMTGK
- a CDS encoding MotA/TolQ/ExbB proton channel family protein; protein product: MILAHLANFAHVPASLGLFFDDAQVSFTVLGLWGNMGWLARCVVIVLFIMSIWSLAVIIDRALYFSAARKQSREFAPKVAGALKDGRLDEAIKVADRSKKSHLAEVVTAGLQEFRSFGSGGNITEQQVESSKRALERSEAIVHAKLKRGLGGLATIGSTAPFIGLFGTVVGILNAFQQIATQKTSGIGAVAGGISEALVTTAMGLLVAIPAVMTFNYFTGKVESFDVEMDNSSSELVDYFIKQSHR
- a CDS encoding energy transducer TonB, coding for MFEDSMIESSGKIKTKSKYWMIGTLIFNALIVATMILIPLLYPDALPHTALTAMLSAPPPPPPPPPPPPPQQIVKPIKMVSEIDQGLHAPTKIPKDIKMLKEDAAPQVAGVAGMSGMGSGTGVPGGVMGGIGNAPAPVVRVEKPKGPVRVSSGVVAGSKIGGVNPTYPPIARAAHVSGTVVLHAIISKTGTITNLTVISGPEMLRASAVDAVRTWRYKPYILNGDPTEVDTTVSVNFNMGG
- the secF gene encoding protein translocase subunit SecF; this translates as MELFHNPNIDWLGKKWYFLGFSLIFSIAGILSMAFWHHIPLGVDFKGGTQIRVDFTQMPNEEHVRHAMDQAGVRDFTIQRVSDPSGHAANKVIISLPESTASDTAHDAGREAVENALSANYHDSGFTIEQVQIVGPTAGKQLQEQAIEATLYSLLGMLIYLWFRFELIYGVAAVAAVFHDTLITIGAFSLTNKEISLTVIAAILTLIGYSMNDTIVVFDRIRENLALSRREPLADLVNRSINQTLSRTVISSGLTFLTVLCLYLFGGEVLNGFSFALVIGILIGTYSSIAVAAPMLVAYQQWRTKRGKTAVLPAAKRART
- the secD gene encoding protein translocase subunit SecD; its protein translation is MSKNLTAKAAFIVGILLVFVFGFLGIPHGGLKQSILRHINLGLDLKGGVHLVLQVHVSEALTSTTDHDVARLEADLQKAGITGATVGKTDPANPETIVISGVSPNKLGDARGVIQGNDYANYDVATNSAGNSTLTMKQSAISDLYTRTLNTSIDTIRARIDKLGVTEPQIQKYGLGENEILVELPGVKDPAEVEDVIQSTAKLSIHAVSGGPYGTDADALQANNGAIPPDSVLMLGSGSAGMPDQVWLLKRTSEVEGTDFRDAQPSTDQNGRPNIHFTLTTEAGDRFYKYTSTHSKSSSTPGSMAIVLDNKVKEVAGIDGAIRDSGEITGGFTKQQASDLSLMLRTGALPATISYLETRVVGPSLGAASIRQGVIAAVAGMLAVMIFMLIYYKGAGINADLALILNLVILLGFMGFAGATLTLPGIAGVILTIGMGVDSNVLIFERIREEMRNGKSTPVAVQQGFAHAWTTIFDTHVTTIVSAAILFLFGSGPVQGFAVTLVFGLLANLFTAVYVSRVIFDAILERKERGASLSI
- the yajC gene encoding preprotein translocase subunit YajC, giving the protein MLAMWLQSAAGGFGLGNLGGLALPILFFVALYFLMIVPNQRKQKKWQNMLSELKPGDRVTTNGGIKGTIITVKDDGLILRVQPDGVKLEFAKQAVAAVTTDTPAA
- a CDS encoding DUF3037 domain-containing protein; protein product: MPSSFDYAVVRVVPRVERGEFINAGVIVFCLEHRFLEARVQVDEARLKALWPEIDIELVRKHLEAIPKICAGDPSAGPIARLSQRERFHWLVSPRSTIIQVSPVHSGLCEAPALTLGQTIEQLSRRLLAGQAGFGTA
- a CDS encoding HipA family kinase — protein: MIRTVRATQYVTALREGGSLPAIIEADDLGLYVLKFRGAGQGPLALVAELVAGEIGRALGLRVPELVLVEVDAALGRNEPDQEIRDLLRSSVGLNLALDYLPGSSMFDPAAGDTADAETASLAVWFDAFVANVDRTPRNANLLCWHRELYFIDHGAALYFHHDWKSMADKAENPFAQAKQHILLPWASTLPEADATAHKLLNAEVFAAILEDVPEAWLLPEAKDLSAAEKRAVYLDFFTRRLNGSSNFVEEAIRARAQLV
- a CDS encoding M3 family metallopeptidase, encoding MAIDFLSRRNQFVRGGLWIAGAGALIVALSSAAPAQAADPLHAWNAGSDPASLDAWVHQRLAAAQADIDKVTSVEGAHTVENTLLPFDDAQNELAIAGNEAYLMFAVGDSADLRNKGQAMVAIVSTAGTDLSLNQKVYQALVAVPLPANDPATKHYLERTLLEYRLSGVDKDDATRAKIRQLQDRITQTTLVFGRNIADDVRKVTATKAQLDGLPADYIARHKPGADGSYTLTTDSPDSTPVMSFAKDADLRKRMFLAYTERAYPKNVAVLKDILEARQELATTLGYATYADLATADQMIGSASNLKVFLNQVDDASRDIGKREYSLLLEFAQKQQPGLTSISDADAGYWSEQYRRAKYDFDAQSVRPYFPYDEVQAGILKTAARLFHVEFRPVTDAKTWDASVAVFDVFDAAKPGAGKKLGRIYLDMHPREGKDKWFSSAPLVPGIRGRQLPEGALICNFSGGTAGDPGLMEYSEVVTFFHEFGHLMHHVLGGQGRWSGQGGFNVEGDFVEAPSQMLEEMFRDKTIISSFAKDYKTGATIPAPLFERMNAADAYGRGRWVQRQLLYSNYALQLHDRQPGDVDFDALLQEDTKRFSPFTFVDGDRMYTSFTHLAGYASNYYTYVLDKVIAVDFFAQFDKGNLLDGPTAMRYRRSVLEPGATKPAAVLVKDFMGRTQSIDALKSWMMVEFQTAPKTK